A genomic stretch from Budorcas taxicolor isolate Tak-1 chromosome 15, Takin1.1, whole genome shotgun sequence includes:
- the LOC128060654 gene encoding LOW QUALITY PROTEIN: olfactory receptor 1030-like (The sequence of the model RefSeq protein was modified relative to this genomic sequence to represent the inferred CDS: deleted 1 base in 1 codon), with protein MLKENYTEVTEFILLGLTDRVELQPVLFVVFLVIYLITVFGNVSMILLIRTDSKLQTPMYFFLSHLSFVDLCYATNVTPQMLVNLSSERKTISFLGCFIQFDLFISLGLTDSYMLTAMAYDRYMAICKPLLYGSKMSRGVCLSLVAMSYIYGFANGLAQTILMLCLSFCGPNEINHFYCADPPLLVLACSDTYVNETAMFVVAGSNLMCSLTIILISYIAIFTAILQMHSPEGRRKAFSTCGSHLTVVTMFYGTLFWMYLRPPSEASVERTKIAAVFYVFLSPMFNPLIYSLRNKDVKRAIRRRVPRRNMVTRMATPPFPINGNS; from the coding sequence ATGTTAAAGGAAAACTACACAGAAGTGACTGAGTTTATCCTCCTGGGACTGACAGATCGAGTTGAGTTGCAGCCTGTCCTTTTTGTGGTCTTCCTAGTCATCTACCTGATCACAGTCTTCGGCAATGTGAGCATGATTTTGTtaatcagaactgactcaaagctTCAGACTCcaatgtacttcttcctcagccACCTCTCCTTTGTAGATCTCTGTTATGCCACCAATGTCACACCTCAGATGCTGGTCAATCTCTCATCTGAGAGAAAAACTATTTCTTTCCTTGGTTGCTTTATACAGtttgatttattcatttccttGGGGCTCACAGATAGCTATATGCTCACAGCAATGGCTTATGACCGCTACATGGCCATCTGCAAACCCTTGTTATATGGCAGCAAGATGTCCCGAGGTGTCTGCCTCTCTCTCGTTGCTATGTCTTATATTTATGGCTTTGCAAACGGTCTTGCACAGACCATCCTGATGCTCTGCCTCTCCTTCTGTGGACCCAATGAAATCAATCACTTTTACTGTGCGGACCCACCTCTCCTAGTCCTGGCCTGCTCAGATACTTATGTCAATGAGACTGCCATGTTCGTGGTGGCTGGTTCCAACCTCATGTGCTCTCTCACCATCATCCTCATCTCTTACATTGCCATCTTTACAGCCATTCTGCAAATGCATTCTCCAGAAGGGAGGCGCAAGGCATTCTCCACCTGTGGGTCTCATCTGACAGTTGTCACTATGTTTTATGGGACACTGTTCTGGATGTATCTGAGGCCACCTTCTGAGGCATCCGTAGAACGGACCAAAATTGCAGCTGTTTTTTATGTCTTTCTGAGTCCTATGTTTAACCCTTTGATCTACAGCCTTCGGAACAAAGATGTTAAAAGAGCAATAAGGAGA